The following are from one region of the Haemophilus parainfluenzae genome:
- a CDS encoding DUF4176 domain-containing protein, whose amino-acid sequence MIDSPKKLLPIGSVIRMRGADSDHKILIINRVVLGKWNGENGYFEYCGCPHIVGAVDGQKFYFNSEQIEEICFQGYVDNDEVEYQLRYQAFVENNVLKKLDFKESK is encoded by the coding sequence ATGATTGATTCACCTAAAAAATTACTTCCTATTGGAAGTGTGATTCGAATGAGGGGAGCTGATTCAGATCATAAAATTCTTATCATTAATAGAGTTGTTTTAGGGAAATGGAACGGAGAGAATGGGTATTTTGAATACTGTGGTTGTCCTCATATTGTAGGAGCTGTAGATGGACAAAAGTTTTATTTTAATTCAGAACAGATTGAAGAAATCTGTTTTCAGGGTTATGTTGATAATGATGAAGTAGAATACCAACTACGTTATCAAGCTTTTGTTGAAAATAATGTTCTAAAAAAATTAGATTTTAAGGAAAGTAAATGA
- a CDS encoding type VI secretion system tip protein VgrG has protein sequence MTKSILDKTLTSAADLSQQVSSLGELTGANKVVQKTEKIQKRLSQIEKAKSLGEAGLKKIQTLKTSAHQQAISSPGIVESDKGLSSSSASSLATSLPSSLGGGLDAISSFLNKSPSGLQFTLQAGNLPPNTFKVVSFEYREAYSTPFEINLLLSSPQSAVNFSDVLDNQATLSIWRNGELLRSVSGMVSSFEQGDSGFRQTFYRMEINPELWRLGLRRNSRIFQNESPIDILQSLLTENGVTQYRFDLRHEHPPREFCVQYRETDLAFLQRLSAEEGLTYYFEQDGGQTKLIFSDDAQTLNNGNAVSLPYNLNKKAQLQETVVTAFNRSERVRPSEVKLKDYTFKNPSWTAEFNKEAGDANNQRSGYEHYDYPGRFKDENQGKAFTQYRLESLRTDAHQGWGKSNSAQLSVGGLLQLTNHPNASLNTLWQISRIVYRGSQPQALEQEGGDKATTLENEFEFIPRHQSWRPMQLTKPRVEGPQIAIVVGPKDEEIYCDKFGRIKLQFLWDREGQYNDHSSCWIRVTQPWAGKNWGMIAIPRVGQEIVVDFLEGDPDQPIVTGRTYHATNMPPDALPAAKTQMNLMSQTYKGGGYNGLMMDDATNNQRLDLHAQKNMNTKVLNDQTASVGNNRTLDVTGNDSTTIGKNRTLNVKETESTTVGKGRSVTISKGNDVKGVNSGDLIETVSGTRYADANVVAFDAKTQLSLQVGKDTSITMVDGAITFMAGSSKIIMTKEQIVVMSNDNILMESAYIGLNDGISVDGSDSDKDKSDQDTAKQESESEVSSVSGEASLVSQHASGVMAADAKLVTAQGSASLDMKNESAKAKGSMALTDLQMTHPNGSINSKVGAVSAEGSFDQSSIRLKAEAVAASLEGEYKGDIGKIKGSAKTFSADAEFISAAYLGENGKYGYEFKASAQAAAIAGEVSGCLGTEDSVMMVCGKLGTEFGVSPGSVASKVIIDSNKETAGLGGNIKLPTGLLSAEGEVQFNAKAFKDLF, from the coding sequence ATGACTAAATCAATACTAGATAAAACCTTAACAAGTGCGGCCGATTTGAGTCAGCAAGTCAGTTCGTTGGGGGAGCTAACTGGAGCCAATAAGGTTGTTCAAAAAACGGAAAAAATACAAAAAAGGCTTTCTCAAATTGAGAAAGCCAAATCTTTAGGTGAAGCTGGCTTAAAAAAAATACAAACATTAAAAACCAGTGCGCATCAACAAGCCATATCATCTCCCGGAATTGTTGAGTCAGACAAAGGATTGTCATCGTCTTCAGCATCTAGTTTAGCTACATCCTTACCAAGTAGTCTTGGAGGAGGACTTGATGCAATATCCTCCTTCCTAAACAAAAGCCCAAGCGGTTTACAATTTACCTTACAAGCAGGCAATTTACCACCCAATACCTTCAAAGTTGTCAGTTTTGAATATCGAGAAGCTTACAGTACTCCATTTGAAATCAACTTATTATTAAGTAGCCCACAAAGTGCGGTTAATTTTAGTGATGTTTTAGATAACCAAGCAACATTAAGCATTTGGCGTAATGGTGAGTTATTACGTAGTGTAAGTGGGATGGTATCTTCTTTTGAACAGGGAGATAGCGGTTTTAGACAAACCTTCTACCGAATGGAAATCAATCCAGAGTTATGGCGTTTAGGCTTAAGACGTAACTCACGAATCTTCCAAAATGAGTCGCCTATTGATATTTTACAAAGCTTACTCACTGAAAATGGGGTGACGCAATATCGTTTTGATTTAAGACACGAACATCCCCCACGAGAGTTTTGTGTTCAATACCGAGAAACCGATTTAGCATTCTTACAACGTTTAAGTGCAGAAGAAGGGTTAACTTATTATTTTGAACAAGATGGTGGTCAAACCAAACTGATATTCAGTGATGATGCCCAAACCTTAAATAATGGTAATGCGGTATCTCTTCCTTATAACCTCAATAAAAAAGCACAATTACAAGAAACGGTGGTGACGGCATTTAACCGAAGTGAACGAGTGCGTCCGTCGGAAGTGAAGTTAAAAGACTATACCTTTAAAAACCCAAGTTGGACGGCGGAGTTTAATAAGGAAGCGGGAGATGCGAATAATCAACGTAGTGGTTATGAGCATTATGACTATCCAGGTCGTTTTAAAGACGAAAACCAAGGTAAAGCTTTTACCCAATATCGTTTGGAAAGTTTAAGAACGGATGCACACCAAGGTTGGGGAAAGAGTAATAGTGCTCAACTGAGTGTAGGTGGCTTATTACAGCTTACTAACCACCCAAATGCGAGTTTAAATACCTTATGGCAAATTAGCCGAATTGTATATCGTGGAAGCCAACCGCAGGCTTTAGAGCAAGAAGGTGGCGATAAAGCGACGACACTAGAAAATGAATTTGAGTTTATCCCAAGACATCAAAGTTGGCGTCCAATGCAATTGACGAAGCCTAGAGTGGAGGGACCACAGATTGCGATAGTGGTCGGTCCAAAAGATGAAGAGATTTACTGTGATAAATTTGGTCGAATTAAACTGCAATTTTTATGGGATAGAGAAGGCCAATACAATGACCACAGTTCTTGCTGGATACGAGTGACTCAACCTTGGGCAGGTAAGAACTGGGGGATGATAGCTATTCCTCGTGTAGGTCAAGAAATCGTTGTAGACTTTTTAGAAGGCGACCCAGACCAACCGATAGTGACAGGTCGAACTTACCATGCAACGAATATGCCACCTGATGCATTACCAGCTGCGAAGACACAAATGAACCTGATGTCTCAGACTTATAAAGGCGGTGGTTATAATGGTTTGATGATGGACGATGCAACGAACAATCAACGTCTTGATTTGCATGCTCAAAAGAACATGAATACGAAGGTGTTGAATGACCAGACTGCTTCGGTGGGGAATAACCGTACTTTAGATGTGACGGGGAATGACTCTACGACAATTGGTAAAAATCGAACTCTTAATGTCAAAGAGACTGAATCAACTACTGTAGGTAAAGGACGTTCAGTTACTATCTCTAAAGGTAACGATGTAAAAGGTGTGAATTCAGGAGACTTAATTGAAACTGTAAGTGGCACACGCTATGCAGATGCTAATGTAGTGGCATTTGATGCAAAAACACAATTATCGTTACAAGTTGGAAAGGATACTTCAATTACCATGGTAGATGGTGCTATTACATTTATGGCAGGCAGTAGCAAAATTATCATGACGAAAGAACAGATAGTTGTTATGTCAAATGATAATATTTTGATGGAGTCTGCTTATATTGGATTGAATGATGGAATATCAGTAGATGGTAGCGATAGTGATAAAGATAAATCGGATCAGGATACTGCTAAGCAAGAGTCAGAAAGTGAAGTTTCTTCGGTAAGTGGTGAGGCAAGTCTAGTTTCTCAGCACGCTTCAGGGGTAATGGCTGCTGACGCAAAGTTAGTGACTGCGCAAGGTAGCGCATCGCTTGATATGAAAAATGAAAGTGCAAAGGCTAAGGGTAGTATGGCATTAACGGATTTACAAATGACTCATCCAAATGGGAGTATTAATAGTAAAGTTGGTGCTGTATCTGCAGAAGGTTCATTTGATCAGTCTTCAATTAGATTAAAAGCAGAGGCAGTTGCAGCCTCTCTTGAAGGGGAGTATAAAGGGGATATAGGAAAAATAAAAGGATCCGCTAAAACTTTTAGCGCTGATGCGGAGTTTATTTCTGCAGCATATCTGGGGGAAAATGGTAAATATGGTTATGAATTTAAAGCAAGTGCACAGGCTGCCGCTATAGCGGGCGAGGTTTCTGGGTGTTTAGGAACAGAGGATTCTGTAATGATGGTATGCGGTAAACTTGGAACCGAGTTTGGAGTTTCACCAGGATCAGTCGCTAGTAAAGTAATCATCGATAGTAATAAGGAAACCGCAGGTTTGGGTGGTAATATAAAACTTCCAACTGGATTATTAAGTGCCGAAGGTGAGGTGCAATTTAACGCGAAAGCATTTAAGGATTTATTTTAA